The genomic region GCCTGCTGGAAAGCCGGGAGGAAGCATGAGCGCGAAGGTCGCAGAAGCGGGAGTTCGTGGCAGAAAAGTCCGTTCGGATCTCTGGACGAAAGTGGAGCCAGCCGGAAGCGGAGGCCTTGAAATCGAGCTTCAGAGCAAGGTCGAGATCATGTATGGAGATTCCATCCGCCGGCAGTTGCGAAAGGGGCTGGAAACTCTCGGCATCGAAAACGCAAAACTGCAAGTGGAGGATGCCGGTGCCCTTCCCTACTGCATTGATGCCCGCCTTGAGGCTGCCGCCCGTCGCGCATTGCCGGATCTCGACAAGAGGATCCTGCCCGATGAGCCGAAGCCCCGCAGTGAAAGCAGGCGTGATCGTTTCCGGCGCAGTCGGCTATACCTCCCCGGAAACAGCCCGAAGCTCTTTCCCAATTCCGGGCTTCATGGCGCAGATGCCCTGATCCTCGACCTCGAAGATGCTGTAGCTCCCACCGAAAAAGATGCGGCCCGCATTCTGGTGAGAAACGCCCTGCTTTCTCTCGACTTCGGAGAGGCGGAACGAATGGTGCGGATCAATCAGGGAGAGCGCGGACTGGATGATCTGGGTGAGATCATCCCCTGCCCCGTTCAATTGATCCTCATTCCCAAGGTAGAGTCTGCTGAGGATGTTCGAATCGTGGATGAGAAGATCCGGGAGATTTCCGCCGAATGCGGTCGTGAGGAAAGCGTCTGGTTGATGCCGATCATTGAAAGCAGTGCCGGAGTTCTTGCCTCTCTGGAAATCGCCCGGGCCTCCGGGAACATCGTCGCTCTGGCCATTGGGCTCGAAGACTACACGGCCGATATCGGAGTGCCCCGAACCGAGGAAGGACGCGAGAGCCTGTGGATGAGGAGCCAGATCATCAACTCCTGCCGGACCACCGGCATTCAGGCAATCGACACGGTCTACAGCGATGTCGCCAATGAGGAAGGTCTGCGCGAAAGTGTCCGCGAGGCAAAGGCTCTGGGATTTGACGGCAAGGGATGCATCCATCCCCGGCAGATTCGGGTCGTCCATGAAACCTTTGCTCCTTCAAAAGAAGAACTCGAAAAGGCCTGCCGCGTGGTTCTGGCCTTTGAGGATGCCGAGGCACAGGGCCTGGGTGTCGTCAGCCTGGGAAGCAAGATGATTGATGCGCCCGTCGTCAAGCGGGCACAACACACCGTGGATCTGGCCATTGCAATGAATCTCCTGAATGAACAGTGGCGCAGGGAGGACCCGTCATGAGTGACTTCGTTAAGAACGCAGCAGGACGAAGCATACCAAAGAAAGTCAACGGAGTAGACCAGGTCCCTTTTCAGGGAGTAGGCAAGCACCCTCCCCTTGAAAAGAAAGCCGCCGCACCAAATGCTTCCTGCCAGGATTTTCCAGCCGATGGTGACAAGCGTGTCAGCAGTCTTCGCGAAGCACTGGAGAAGTGCGGACTTCGTGATGGCATGACGATCAGCAACCACCACCACTTCCGAAACGGCGACCGGGTCATGACCCGGGTATTCGATGCTGCGGCGGAAATGGGAGTTCAGGGTCTTACCTGGTTTCCGAGTGCGGCCTTCCCCTGCCATGAGCCGGTGATCGAGCATATGAAAAACGGAGTCGTCAAGCGCGTCGAGGGAAGTCTGAACGGTCCGCTCGGGG from Candidatus Krumholzibacteriia bacterium harbors:
- a CDS encoding aldolase/citrate lyase family protein, whose protein sequence is MSAKVAEAGVRGRKVRSDLWTKVEPAGSGGLEIELQSKVEIMYGDSIRRQLRKGLETLGIENAKLQVEDAGALPYCIDARLEAAARRALPDLDKRILPDEPKPRSESRRDRFRRSRLYLPGNSPKLFPNSGLHGADALILDLEDAVAPTEKDAARILVRNALLSLDFGEAERMVRINQGERGLDDLGEIIPCPVQLILIPKVESAEDVRIVDEKIREISAECGREESVWLMPIIESSAGVLASLEIARASGNIVALAIGLEDYTADIGVPRTEEGRESLWMRSQIINSCRTTGIQAIDTVYSDVANEEGLRESVREAKALGFDGKGCIHPRQIRVVHETFAPSKEELEKACRVVLAFEDAEAQGLGVVSLGSKMIDAPVVKRAQHTVDLAIAMNLLNEQWRREDPS